The following proteins are encoded in a genomic region of Acidobacteriota bacterium:
- a CDS encoding nuclear transport factor 2 family protein: MAKIIRIALLALCVTLPAAATDPIAADREADRAEIARVISSVIGWAKDKNLELFYGSIANDEDYISVTPGRRVIKRFEDVKANAPFWLSPDFQYVRHELKDLEITFARCGEVAWFYCVLDDINTYKGEPASWENTRWTGVVEKRDGRWVVVSQHFSFASDR; encoded by the coding sequence ATGGCAAAAATCATTCGGATCGCGCTGCTGGCGCTCTGCGTCACGCTACCAGCGGCCGCGACGGATCCCATCGCCGCCGACCGCGAGGCGGACCGGGCCGAGATCGCTCGGGTGATCAGTTCGGTGATCGGCTGGGCCAAGGACAAGAACCTCGAGCTGTTTTACGGCTCCATCGCCAACGACGAGGACTACATCAGCGTGACCCCGGGCCGGCGGGTGATCAAGCGGTTCGAGGACGTCAAGGCGAACGCGCCGTTCTGGCTGAGCCCCGATTTTCAGTACGTCCGCCACGAGCTGAAAGACCTGGAGATCACGTTCGCCCGTTGCGGCGAGGTGGCCTGGTTCTACTGCGTGCTTGATGACATCAACACGTACAAGGGCGAGCCGGCCTCGTGGGAGAACACCCGCTGGACCGGCGTCGTGGAGAAGCGCGACGGCCGCTGGGTGGTGGTGTCGCAACACTTCTCATTTGCCAGTGACCGGTGA
- a CDS encoding alpha/beta hydrolase, whose amino-acid sequence MKRISIVSMVLWLIAWGGACCGADVQRFEMRSETVGATYTIEVVLPARAAAGDARYPVVYCLDWYILGDYLQSLPKLMDMGRLTEPFVMVGISQPGGMHEWATTRTRDFTPGRPTDDYSKQNTYPSAVELAGGMTRFSTFLKNELVPRIEASFPADPSRRCLMGYSLGGLMGTCVLAQDPQLFQYYLIGSPSLWYNDFGLAVELDKLTAEKLRGVRGVYLSVGDAESWEMLKGYGLLRDALMKRDLREPQLKAEIIPDSGHVGGMPISLYNGLRFLFRRK is encoded by the coding sequence ATGAAGCGCATCAGCATTGTGTCTATGGTGCTATGGTTGATCGCCTGGGGCGGTGCATGCTGCGGTGCCGATGTCCAGCGGTTTGAAATGCGGTCCGAGACCGTCGGCGCCACCTACACCATCGAGGTGGTGCTCCCAGCCAGGGCGGCGGCGGGTGATGCCCGGTACCCGGTGGTGTATTGCCTGGACTGGTATATCCTTGGTGATTACCTCCAGTCGCTGCCCAAGCTTATGGACATGGGCCGGCTGACGGAACCGTTCGTCATGGTGGGCATTAGCCAGCCGGGAGGGATGCACGAGTGGGCCACGACACGCACCCGGGATTTCACGCCCGGCCGGCCCACGGACGACTATTCGAAGCAGAATACGTATCCCAGCGCCGTCGAGCTGGCGGGCGGAATGACGCGATTCTCCACTTTCCTAAAAAACGAACTCGTTCCTCGCATTGAGGCGTCTTTTCCAGCGGATCCCTCCCGGCGCTGCCTGATGGGATATTCGTTGGGCGGCCTGATGGGGACGTGCGTCCTGGCACAGGACCCGCAGCTTTTCCAATATTACCTGATTGGCAGCCCGTCGCTCTGGTATAACGATTTCGGGCTGGCCGTCGAATTGGACAAGCTGACGGCGGAAAAGCTCCGCGGAGTCCGGGGCGTCTATCTCTCCGTCGGCGACGCGGAATCGTGGGAAATGCTGAAAGGGTACGGACTGTTACGCGATGCTTTGATGAAACGAGATCTCCGTGAGCCCCAGCTGAAGGCCGAGATCATCCCGGATTCCGGGCATGTCGGCGGGATGCCCATTTCACTTTACAACGGACTCCGGTT